In Tolypothrix sp. PCC 7910, a genomic segment contains:
- a CDS encoding Os1348 family NHLP clan protein: protein MTTDTERERLVGKLLLDSQFRRRFVENPKEAANDLEIDLDDKEIAKFQDVDLEKRLDIVAQQLDQVISQRQIPHVNWRVDLPNRTSIALLKKI, encoded by the coding sequence ATGACAACGGACACAGAGCGAGAGCGTTTAGTTGGTAAATTACTTTTGGACTCTCAATTTCGACGGAGATTTGTGGAAAATCCAAAAGAGGCGGCAAACGACTTGGAAATTGACTTGGATGACAAGGAAATTGCCAAATTCCAGGATGTTGATCTTGAAAAAAGATTAGACATAGTAGCACAGCAGTTAGATCAAGTTATAAGCCAGCGACAAATACCTCATGTGAACTGGAGGGTCGATCTTCCAAATAGAACATCAATCGCACTCTTGAAAAAGATTTAA
- a CDS encoding ParA family protein: MAKVISLFNQAGGVAKTTTTQNLGYHLSLRSHRVLVIDIDPQASLTTFMGLEPADLDKTIYDALVSESDEPIPIHRDLHSMDLAPANILLANAEQELIFAELREFRLKEVLAPLLDSYDFIVIDCPPSLGILSQISLVASTHVLVPIQCQFKALKGTDSLLKTVARVQRKLNRSLKIAGFFPTMYSASNSLDQRTLESIREQLSSLSTIFPPLPRATALAEAAEYGKPLALCPNKNPALLRIFDEIAEAMEVL; the protein is encoded by the coding sequence TTGGCCAAGGTAATCTCACTTTTTAATCAAGCAGGTGGTGTCGCTAAAACAACGACAACCCAAAATCTTGGCTACCACCTTTCCCTCCGCAGCCACAGGGTACTGGTGATAGACATCGATCCCCAAGCTTCCCTAACAACGTTCATGGGGTTAGAACCTGCTGATTTAGACAAAACTATTTACGATGCTTTAGTGTCAGAGTCCGACGAACCCATACCCATACATCGGGATTTACACAGCATGGACTTGGCTCCAGCTAACATTTTGCTAGCTAATGCCGAACAAGAACTGATATTTGCTGAACTGCGAGAATTTCGTCTTAAAGAGGTATTAGCACCTCTATTAGATAGCTACGATTTTATTGTGATTGACTGCCCTCCCAGCTTGGGCATCCTCAGTCAAATTAGCTTGGTGGCCTCTACCCATGTGCTGGTTCCCATCCAATGCCAGTTCAAAGCATTGAAGGGGACAGACTCGCTGTTGAAAACGGTAGCCAGAGTACAGCGCAAGCTCAATCGCTCCCTGAAAATAGCAGGGTTTTTCCCTACGATGTACTCTGCTAGCAATTCCCTAGACCAAAGAACCCTGGAATCAATTCGCGAGCAGCTATCGAGTTTGTCCACGATATTTCCGCCGCTACCTCGTGCTACTGCCCTGGCTGAAGCTGCTGAGTATGGTAAACCTTTGGCATTATGCCCTAATAAAAATCCTGCTCTTCTCCGCATTTTTGATGAGATAGCAGAAGCTATGGAGGTTTTGTAA